A single genomic interval of Chloracidobacterium validum harbors:
- the speA gene encoding biosynthetic arginine decarboxylase, translated as MKAKLEEVAQTYGIENWGAGYFSINKKGHLVVHPSEYDRRGADIMEILEDLQRRRIQAPLLLRFPQILVNQMKKLTGAFRSAIKEFDYNGRYYGVFPMKVNPRREVVEEFLRAGRRYDFGIEVGSKPELYAALANEQASDSVMICNGFKDESYIRLALLGTELGKNVVIVIEKIGELETVIQLSQEIGVRPLIGIRVKLYSKGSGRWEKSGGESAKFGLTTSEILEVIRVLRENEMVDSLRLLHFHIGSQITSIKRVKNAIKEAARVYAKIRAMKINIDYMDVGGGLGVDYDGSKTSSESSANYTVQEFANDVVYTIKSVCEDEDVPEPNIITESGRMLTSYHAVLVANIRAEIETVVGEYESVKVDDDDPQVIVELKDLCMGINSKNYAEYYHDAIEHKDEMYTLFNLGLISLEDRAKGEILFWEVCERTAKYAQNDKSMIDEYEELRQMLAAKYLCNFSIFRSLPDSWAIDQLFPIMPLHKLDKTPTELATLVDITCDSDGVIDKFVDLKDIKETLELHPFKGEPYFLGIFLIGAYQEVMGSGHNLFGSLNEAHIVIEDEGYLITKVVPGGNLGESVETARYERAALQESFGELAAEQVKRGRLSAERANELCRQYESYVSCYTYLS; from the coding sequence ATGAAAGCCAAGCTGGAGGAGGTCGCTCAGACCTACGGGATTGAGAACTGGGGTGCGGGGTACTTCAGTATCAATAAAAAAGGCCATTTGGTCGTCCACCCAAGCGAGTATGACCGGCGTGGCGCTGACATCATGGAAATCCTCGAAGACCTTCAGCGGCGGCGAATCCAGGCGCCGCTGCTTTTACGTTTCCCGCAAATCCTGGTCAATCAGATGAAGAAGTTGACCGGGGCTTTCCGAAGTGCCATCAAGGAATTTGATTACAACGGCCGTTACTACGGTGTGTTTCCGATGAAAGTGAATCCGCGGCGCGAAGTCGTAGAGGAATTTCTGCGCGCTGGCCGGCGGTATGACTTTGGGATCGAAGTCGGTAGTAAACCCGAACTTTACGCGGCCCTGGCCAACGAACAAGCCTCCGACTCCGTAATGATTTGCAACGGCTTCAAGGATGAAAGTTACATCCGCCTGGCGCTGCTTGGCACGGAATTAGGTAAAAACGTTGTCATTGTTATTGAGAAAATCGGCGAACTGGAAACCGTTATTCAGTTGTCCCAGGAGATTGGCGTCCGCCCACTTATTGGCATCCGCGTCAAGCTTTACTCGAAAGGAAGTGGACGCTGGGAGAAGTCCGGCGGTGAATCAGCCAAGTTTGGGCTGACAACGAGCGAAATCCTTGAAGTGATTCGCGTGCTTCGTGAAAACGAAATGGTTGACTCGCTGCGACTCCTGCACTTTCACATCGGGTCACAAATCACGAGCATCAAGCGCGTCAAGAACGCCATCAAGGAGGCCGCGCGGGTCTATGCCAAGATTCGCGCAATGAAAATCAACATTGATTATATGGACGTGGGTGGCGGTCTCGGTGTTGATTACGATGGCAGCAAAACCAGTTCAGAGTCATCCGCAAACTACACGGTTCAGGAATTTGCTAATGATGTGGTGTACACCATCAAGAGCGTTTGTGAAGACGAAGATGTACCGGAGCCAAACATCATTACTGAATCAGGACGGATGCTGACCTCCTACCACGCGGTGTTGGTGGCTAACATCCGCGCTGAAATCGAAACCGTCGTTGGTGAATATGAATCGGTCAAGGTAGATGATGACGACCCACAGGTCATTGTCGAACTCAAAGACTTGTGTATGGGCATCAACTCAAAAAACTATGCCGAGTACTATCACGATGCCATCGAGCACAAGGATGAAATGTACACGCTATTCAACCTTGGACTCATTTCGCTTGAGGACCGTGCCAAGGGAGAAATTCTGTTTTGGGAAGTTTGTGAGAGAACCGCGAAATACGCGCAAAATGACAAAAGCATGATAGATGAGTATGAAGAGCTGCGTCAGATGCTGGCCGCCAAGTATCTGTGCAACTTTTCAATTTTTCGCTCACTGCCGGATAGCTGGGCGATCGATCAGCTTTTTCCAATCATGCCGCTCCACAAGTTGGACAAGACGCCGACCGAGTTGGCGACCCTGGTGGACATCACCTGCGATTCAGACGGTGTCATTGACAAGTTCGTGGACTTGAAAGACATCAAGGAAACCCTGGAACTTCATCCGTTCAAGGGCGAGCCGTACTTTCTGGGCATTTTCCTCATCGGCGCTTACCAGGAAGTCATGGGAAGCGGGCATAACCTGTTTGGTTCGCTCAACGAGGCGCATATCGTCATTGAGGATGAGGGTTACTTGATTACCAAGGTCGTGCCTGGTGGAAACTTGGGTGAATCTGTGGAAACCGCCCGTTACGAGCGCGCCGCGCTCCAGGAAAGCTTTGGCGAATTGGCGGCCGAGCAGGTCAAGCGTGGCCGGCTGTCGGCCGAGCGCGCCAATGAGCTGTGTCGGCAATATGAAAGCTATGTTTCTTGCTATACCTATCTGAGCTAA
- a CDS encoding Glu/Leu/Phe/Val family dehydrogenase, with the protein MSNPLLSLSSHSLPQLDATSDGQSRMTRVVSKYFNRAADILNLDPNYRLILGLPSRELAVNLPVQLDSGEIHIFPGYRVQHHVAMGPMQGGLRYRPDLTLDDLRALALWATLTAAVADVPFGGSMGGIVCDPSTMSSQELERLTRRYVVEILDIIGTERDILSPDFSTDQQVMAWIMDTYSMHARQTVTAIVTGKPLELGGSHGSHESIGYGVWCLLDAALKHLGRQPTQTSVAIQGAGRRGGSAAVLLHEAGYNVIAITDSGGGVYRPDGLNIPDVLDYFTRTGSLAGYKEADALTDAELLSLDCDVLVPAYLQNQITADNVKNLRCRILCEAAYGASTSEASEVLDNSDIYVIPAIMGESGGIIVRYFEWVQNRIGFRWRRHIVLERLRDRVVAMYRNVVKVGEEHSVSLREASYILGVQHMGRDLSLRGIYA; encoded by the coding sequence ATGAGTAACCCCCTACTTTCACTGTCCTCGCACTCGCTCCCGCAACTCGACGCTACCAGCGATGGTCAGTCACGCATGACCCGCGTCGTGAGCAAGTATTTCAACCGGGCTGCCGATATTCTGAACCTCGATCCAAACTATCGCCTCATTCTGGGGCTTCCAAGCCGGGAGTTGGCTGTCAACTTGCCGGTGCAACTCGACTCTGGCGAGATCCATATCTTTCCGGGCTACCGCGTGCAGCATCATGTGGCGATGGGTCCGATGCAAGGTGGACTTCGCTACCGCCCAGACCTGACGCTAGACGACCTGCGCGCCCTGGCCCTGTGGGCTACCTTGACGGCGGCCGTGGCTGACGTGCCATTTGGCGGCTCGATGGGCGGCATTGTGTGTGACCCATCCACCATGTCGAGCCAGGAACTTGAACGCCTCACTCGGCGCTACGTAGTTGAGATTCTCGACATCATCGGCACCGAACGCGACATCCTCTCGCCGGATTTCAGCACGGACCAGCAGGTCATGGCCTGGATCATGGACACCTATTCCATGCACGCCCGGCAGACGGTTACAGCCATCGTGACCGGCAAACCGCTGGAACTAGGCGGCTCGCATGGCTCGCACGAATCAATTGGCTACGGCGTATGGTGCTTGCTTGACGCGGCGCTCAAACACCTTGGGCGGCAACCAACTCAAACGAGCGTCGCCATCCAGGGCGCCGGTCGCCGTGGCGGCTCCGCCGCAGTGCTCCTTCATGAAGCCGGCTATAACGTCATCGCCATCACCGACTCCGGCGGCGGGGTCTATCGTCCTGATGGACTCAACATTCCCGACGTGCTGGACTACTTCACGCGCACTGGCTCGTTGGCCGGCTACAAGGAAGCCGATGCTCTTACGGATGCTGAACTCCTGTCCCTTGACTGTGACGTGCTGGTGCCAGCCTATTTGCAGAACCAGATCACGGCAGACAATGTCAAAAACCTGCGCTGCCGCATCTTATGCGAAGCGGCCTATGGCGCCAGTACGTCCGAAGCCAGCGAAGTTCTCGATAACTCCGACATTTATGTCATTCCCGCCATCATGGGTGAATCGGGGGGCATCATCGTGCGCTACTTCGAGTGGGTACAGAACCGGATTGGTTTCCGTTGGCGACGGCATATCGTACTCGAACGTCTCCGTGATCGGGTCGTGGCCATGTATCGGAATGTGGTCAAGGTTGGCGAGGAGCATAGCGTGAGCCTCCGGGAAGCCAGCTATATTCTGGGCGTCCAGCACATGGGCCGCGACCTTTCCCTACGCGGCATCTATGCCTGA
- the aroE gene encoding shikimate dehydrogenase, giving the protein MICTPLAAETPEALFTALASADTASDWLELRLDALRDLTADAVNHTLRQALARRRKPVIATFRPREQGGLRDLTRAERLRFWGNALQTDADAFDIESDLIPHLVSAYPPDHPVWLRVVASHHDFQTTPADVTGFVAAHFPPYAGTIKLATSVERPDAVWRLFAWLTGSPQQPMKIPVGMGSAGILTRILGPAYGARWTYAASQDGRTLAPGQLPADELRHTFRLPDLNRHTVVAGLLGQPVGHSLSKYLHNAAFTHLGLNWVYIPVEVSPADLGSFVRDFIHPRTRRVPWPVGGYSVTLPHKVAVIAHLDQLTPTAERVGAVNTILIRDQALIGDNTDVCGALHPLTQRFELAGQPVAVLGAGGAAAAVTCGLVDAGAQVTVFARNPERGKMLGERFGISVMPLDQFQGRRFTGLVNTTPIGMMGYAAESEFPVSPTTLDGLTWVYDLIYRPRCTPLLQAASRQGRATLDGLPMLVTQAAAQFAHWTGQAPPETVLQAAAERALATQPAGVTSRSDLTILNASSPSA; this is encoded by the coding sequence GTGATTTGTACGCCGCTCGCTGCCGAGACACCCGAAGCCCTTTTCACCGCCTTGGCATCCGCGGACACCGCCTCCGATTGGCTGGAGTTACGGCTGGATGCGCTCCGTGACCTGACAGCCGACGCCGTGAACCACACGCTCCGTCAGGCGCTGGCGAGGCGAAGGAAGCCAGTCATTGCCACATTCCGTCCCCGTGAGCAAGGTGGCTTGCGCGACCTAACCCGCGCTGAGCGCCTGCGGTTCTGGGGCAACGCCTTGCAGACCGACGCCGATGCCTTTGACATCGAGTCCGACCTCATCCCGCACTTGGTTTCGGCTTATCCACCCGACCATCCGGTTTGGTTGCGCGTCGTCGCCTCGCACCACGACTTCCAGACCACGCCGGCCGACGTCACCGGCTTCGTAGCGGCGCACTTTCCACCGTACGCTGGGACGATCAAGTTAGCGACCAGCGTGGAGCGTCCCGATGCGGTTTGGCGGCTCTTTGCGTGGCTGACCGGTTCACCTCAACAACCAATGAAAATCCCGGTTGGGATGGGGTCGGCCGGGATATTGACACGCATCTTGGGACCAGCCTATGGCGCGCGGTGGACCTACGCTGCCAGCCAGGATGGTCGGACACTCGCCCCCGGACAGCTACCGGCCGACGAGCTACGTCATACGTTTCGCCTTCCCGACCTCAATCGCCACACGGTTGTGGCTGGGCTGCTGGGGCAGCCGGTTGGGCATTCACTCTCGAAATACTTGCACAACGCCGCCTTCACTCACCTTGGCCTGAATTGGGTATATATTCCAGTTGAAGTGTCACCCGCTGACCTCGGTTCGTTTGTCCGGGACTTCATCCATCCACGCACGCGGCGCGTCCCCTGGCCGGTGGGTGGCTACAGCGTGACACTGCCGCACAAAGTCGCTGTGATAGCGCATCTCGACCAACTGACGCCAACCGCCGAGCGGGTTGGGGCGGTCAATACCATCCTCATTCGTGACCAGGCACTGATTGGCGACAACACGGATGTCTGCGGGGCACTGCATCCGCTGACGCAACGCTTTGAACTTGCCGGGCAGCCGGTGGCCGTCCTTGGCGCGGGTGGCGCAGCGGCCGCCGTCACCTGTGGACTGGTTGACGCTGGCGCACAGGTGACGGTGTTTGCTCGCAATCCCGAACGTGGAAAAATGCTCGGAGAACGGTTTGGGATTTCGGTGATGCCGCTTGACCAGTTCCAGGGCCGGCGCTTCACCGGACTGGTCAACACCACGCCTATCGGCATGATGGGCTATGCCGCAGAGAGCGAGTTCCCCGTGTCGCCGACCACACTTGACGGACTGACGTGGGTGTATGACCTCATTTACCGTCCGCGCTGCACGCCACTGCTTCAAGCGGCCAGCCGGCAGGGACGGGCGACGCTGGATGGTCTCCCCATGCTGGTGACGCAAGCCGCCGCCCAATTCGCCCACTGGACCGGACAAGCGCCGCCCGAAACCGTCCTTCAGGCGGCGGCGGAACGCGCCCTGGCGACTCAGCCCGCCGGCGTGACCTCCAGGAGCGACTTGACCATTTTGAACGCATCATCGCCATCCGCGTAG
- a CDS encoding deoxyhypusine synthase family protein — MSKKAKASPYLKRPTDPVEIDRDRSVAGLLAKFEATSFQARNLAIAHNIWLNMLDDACTVVLGLSGPLIPAGMRRLIAWLIRNRYVDVIVTDGLTVFHDIHESLGRQHYQGSPLTPMGELQAHGIARLYDTLLSEEEVQEADEWLRNFVNTQDVTRPYATREFLTLLGHELSEITSEDGILTAAYKARVPVFCPGVTTSPLVRGIAAGRIDRKSPFLFDVIQDVVEMAHILVGSTNAGALYFGTSLCSDFMRQAQSTGAVVNARLRPLKYVVHITLDTLHYGGGLLHPVEDADNWSRAAKDLRVVTTHCDPTIALPMLVTALTQSAARQIKSRRKPTFTLGRELSISAT, encoded by the coding sequence ATGAGCAAAAAAGCGAAAGCATCGCCTTATTTGAAACGACCAACCGACCCGGTGGAAATCGACCGTGACCGAAGCGTGGCCGGGCTGTTGGCGAAGTTTGAGGCGACCTCTTTTCAAGCCCGAAATCTCGCCATTGCCCACAACATTTGGCTCAACATGCTCGACGACGCCTGCACCGTCGTGCTTGGGTTGAGCGGACCCCTCATTCCGGCCGGGATGCGGCGACTCATTGCGTGGTTGATTCGGAATCGCTACGTGGATGTCATCGTCACGGACGGACTGACGGTGTTTCACGACATTCACGAATCACTGGGACGCCAGCATTACCAAGGCTCACCACTCACGCCAATGGGTGAATTGCAAGCCCATGGGATTGCGCGCTTGTACGATACGCTTTTGAGCGAAGAGGAGGTGCAGGAAGCGGATGAATGGCTGCGCAACTTTGTCAACACCCAGGATGTGACGCGCCCCTATGCAACGCGCGAGTTTCTGACTTTGCTTGGGCATGAACTCTCCGAAATTACAAGCGAAGATGGCATTTTGACGGCAGCCTACAAAGCACGTGTCCCGGTATTTTGCCCCGGCGTGACCACCTCGCCGCTCGTGCGTGGCATTGCGGCAGGCCGGATTGACCGCAAGTCACCGTTTCTTTTTGACGTGATTCAGGATGTCGTGGAGATGGCACATATCCTGGTCGGTTCGACGAATGCTGGCGCGCTGTACTTCGGGACGAGCCTGTGCAGTGACTTCATGCGCCAGGCCCAGTCCACGGGCGCGGTCGTGAATGCGCGTTTGCGTCCGCTCAAGTATGTCGTGCACATTACGCTCGACACGCTCCATTACGGCGGCGGACTACTTCATCCAGTAGAGGATGCCGACAACTGGAGTCGGGCGGCAAAGGACCTTCGGGTCGTGACCACCCACTGCGACCCCACCATCGCACTCCCCATGCTGGTAACGGCGCTTACCCAGAGCGCGGCACGCCAAATCAAGTCCCGGCGCAAGCCAACCTTCACACTTGGGCGCGAGCTTTCGATAAGCGCCACCTAG
- a CDS encoding class I SAM-dependent methyltransferase: MPDVLAQWITRLDGQRVLDIGCGRHKTPGAVGLDANPQVDADVVHDLDDVPYPFAESSFDAVIGRHVIEHVQAPLAVITELHRIVRPGGWVLLVAPHWTNPDFATDLTHRNHLNSYSFRNLTVGNEVFDFYASARFHQRPPYVTLLNLWRACGIEWLVNLDRRHAGWRFLRRFWEQYGNAIARGKEIYFELEVVKTAASST, translated from the coding sequence ATGCCTGATGTTCTGGCCCAGTGGATCACGCGGCTGGATGGTCAGCGGGTGCTCGATATTGGATGCGGACGCCACAAAACGCCGGGCGCGGTTGGGCTGGATGCCAACCCACAAGTAGACGCCGACGTCGTCCATGACCTCGATGACGTGCCTTACCCTTTTGCCGAAAGCAGCTTTGATGCGGTGATCGGGCGGCACGTCATCGAGCATGTACAAGCGCCGCTGGCCGTCATCACCGAACTGCATCGCATCGTGCGGCCGGGTGGGTGGGTTCTGTTGGTAGCGCCACACTGGACGAATCCCGATTTCGCCACCGACTTGACGCACCGCAACCACTTGAACAGCTATTCCTTTCGCAACTTGACTGTGGGCAACGAGGTGTTTGATTTCTACGCCTCGGCGCGTTTTCACCAGCGCCCGCCATACGTTACCCTACTCAACCTGTGGCGCGCCTGCGGCATCGAATGGCTCGTCAACTTGGATCGGCGTCATGCTGGCTGGCGTTTCTTGCGGCGCTTCTGGGAACAATACGGCAACGCCATCGCGCGTGGGAAAGAGATTTACTTTGAACTTGAAGTCGTCAAGACGGCGGCTTCGTCAACCTAA
- a CDS encoding Rieske (2Fe-2S) protein, protein MARMRVASATDIRPGGMHLVVTEQRKLVIYNCNGVIYASEQGCPHMGAALNEGVLMGTEVTCPWHHWSFDVATGECTSNPLAPKSLTVFPASVENGEIWVELP, encoded by the coding sequence ATGGCACGCATGAGAGTTGCGTCGGCAACGGATATTCGTCCGGGAGGCATGCATTTGGTCGTGACCGAGCAGCGGAAGCTCGTCATTTACAACTGCAATGGTGTCATCTACGCCAGCGAGCAAGGCTGTCCTCACATGGGAGCGGCGTTGAACGAAGGCGTCCTGATGGGGACGGAGGTTACCTGTCCGTGGCACCACTGGTCGTTTGATGTCGCCACCGGCGAGTGCACCAGCAATCCACTCGCACCTAAGTCCCTGACGGTCTTTCCGGCCTCGGTTGAAAACGGTGAGATATGGGTTGAGTTGCCATGA
- a CDS encoding type II secretion system protein — translation MPKMFPPKLCRQPRFGAQHGFSMIELIIVVAVLGIITAIAVPNLIVARDAARRGWFQSTARAIGSSLEVFAQANRGRYPRDGIFFEAPGGDPVKWEQDSGMPWIGFSNPAQSPTWSIDYQVHNSPIMPGARYIGLCYCGLRGAPADGSITNNASLWNDYGLGQEIPTDRRLIFIFHPGVPADRICPDAACN, via the coding sequence ATGCCGAAAATGTTTCCACCCAAGCTTTGCCGTCAGCCTCGGTTTGGCGCCCAGCATGGTTTCTCGATGATCGAGCTGATCATCGTCGTGGCTGTGTTGGGGATCATCACCGCGATTGCCGTGCCCAACCTGATCGTCGCCCGTGATGCCGCACGGCGCGGTTGGTTTCAATCCACAGCGCGTGCCATTGGTTCGTCGCTGGAAGTTTTTGCCCAGGCCAATCGTGGTCGTTACCCGCGCGATGGTATTTTCTTTGAAGCGCCTGGCGGAGACCCAGTCAAGTGGGAACAAGATTCAGGGATGCCGTGGATTGGATTTTCCAATCCAGCGCAGAGTCCAACATGGTCAATCGATTACCAAGTTCACAATAGCCCCATTATGCCAGGAGCGCGTTATATTGGGTTATGCTATTGCGGATTGCGTGGCGCTCCGGCAGATGGCAGCATTACCAATAATGCTTCACTTTGGAATGACTATGGTCTTGGGCAAGAAATTCCAACCGATCGGCGGCTGATATTTATTTTCCATCCAGGCGTGCCGGCGGATCGCATTTGCCCGGATGCCGCCTGCAACTAG
- a CDS encoding 6-carboxytetrahydropterin synthase, translating to MSNRFYEVMVETQFSAAHALRHYRGQGETVHGHNWRIQVFVRGEKLDENHILVDFRTVREATEEVMHYLDHKHLNELAPFDKELNPSTENIAAFVFHQVSARINTPHCQVSLVRAWETASTMAAYGLS from the coding sequence ATGAGCAACCGTTTCTACGAGGTGATGGTCGAAACGCAATTCTCCGCCGCGCATGCCCTGCGCCACTACCGGGGGCAGGGTGAGACGGTTCACGGCCACAATTGGCGAATTCAAGTTTTCGTGCGTGGTGAGAAGCTTGACGAGAATCACATCCTGGTTGACTTTCGAACGGTGCGTGAGGCAACGGAGGAAGTCATGCACTATCTTGACCACAAGCATCTCAACGAACTGGCGCCGTTCGATAAAGAACTCAACCCTTCGACCGAAAACATTGCGGCCTTTGTGTTTCATCAGGTATCAGCGCGGATCAACACACCCCACTGTCAAGTCTCGCTTGTCCGCGCTTGGGAGACGGCCTCCACCATGGCGGCCTATGGACTCAGCTAA
- a CDS encoding ABC1 kinase family protein, protein MPTSPRPNATTLRRRFVTILKTFWPFCRAWLASCLPTGDRAARTQRAAERLREALERLGIVFIKVGQVVGVRTDTLSPPYAAELAKLQDAVRPVPIHIVKPFLEREYGRVLSELFEWFDPEPLATASLGQVHRARWRGRDVVIKFLKPDTLALLETDFELIRRIANGLRRISRNPLWEDILTVVGRFEAGFREEADFASERQHAVRIREMLADFPGVVVPETVDELCTPRVLVLDFIAGCRISDADAVCRIVRKPQRLLDRLVHLYAYMMLCEGYYHADPHPGNFLVLPDGRLALLDFGMVQTMSASTRKALADMVRAATQGRLDEVVDGFYRIGLVSPDTPRAQARAAIAQIGEINILQSNTKNRIAAVGQAVERSQVRFLLPEDLAYAFRLIQMLEGVASYYQPGWNVIADGSAGLQAALEDLVRRTAAQPVARVPSSPPVNGTRPVGSPVRRLFQTLQETLGPVADRLDQAAAIQREPVGDIDRR, encoded by the coding sequence ATGCCAACCTCTCCGCGCCCAAATGCCACCACCCTGCGCCGTCGCTTCGTGACGATTCTGAAAACCTTCTGGCCCTTCTGCCGTGCTTGGTTGGCAAGTTGTTTGCCGACCGGCGACCGTGCGGCACGAACACAGCGCGCCGCAGAGCGGTTGCGCGAGGCTTTGGAGCGCTTGGGGATTGTGTTTATCAAGGTTGGGCAAGTCGTTGGCGTCCGAACGGATACGCTCTCGCCGCCCTACGCGGCCGAACTGGCCAAGTTGCAGGATGCCGTGCGCCCTGTCCCAATCCATATCGTCAAGCCTTTTCTCGAACGCGAATATGGGCGCGTGCTGTCTGAGCTTTTCGAGTGGTTCGACCCAGAGCCGCTGGCGACAGCTAGCCTTGGGCAGGTTCACCGGGCGCGGTGGCGCGGACGGGACGTCGTGATCAAGTTTCTCAAGCCGGATACGCTGGCACTGCTGGAGACCGACTTTGAGCTTATTCGCCGAATCGCCAATGGACTGCGGCGCATTTCTCGCAACCCACTCTGGGAAGACATCCTGACGGTCGTCGGCCGCTTTGAAGCTGGTTTTCGAGAAGAGGCTGATTTTGCCTCCGAGCGCCAACATGCCGTTCGGATACGGGAAATGCTAGCCGACTTTCCTGGCGTTGTAGTTCCAGAAACGGTTGATGAGTTGTGCACGCCACGGGTGCTGGTCTTGGACTTCATTGCCGGCTGCCGGATTAGCGACGCTGATGCCGTGTGCCGGATTGTCCGCAAGCCGCAGCGGCTGCTGGATAGGTTGGTGCATCTCTACGCTTACATGATGTTGTGCGAAGGGTACTATCACGCCGATCCACATCCAGGGAACTTCCTGGTGCTGCCGGACGGCCGCTTGGCCCTGTTGGATTTCGGTATGGTGCAGACCATGTCGGCGTCAACACGCAAAGCGTTGGCGGATATGGTGCGCGCGGCTACGCAGGGACGCCTTGATGAGGTGGTGGATGGGTTTTACCGAATTGGACTCGTCTCACCGGACACGCCACGCGCGCAGGCACGCGCGGCCATTGCCCAGATTGGCGAGATCAACATTTTGCAGTCCAACACCAAGAACCGGATAGCCGCCGTCGGCCAGGCGGTCGAGCGCAGCCAAGTTCGGTTTCTGCTGCCGGAAGACCTAGCCTATGCCTTTCGGCTCATCCAGATGCTGGAAGGGGTCGCGTCCTACTACCAACCGGGTTGGAATGTCATTGCCGATGGCAGCGCAGGGTTACAGGCGGCACTGGAAGACCTCGTTCGCCGGACAGCCGCGCAGCCGGTTGCCCGCGTGCCATCGTCCCCGCCGGTCAATGGCACGCGCCCTGTGGGGAGTCCGGTACGGCGCTTGTTTCAGACCCTACAAGAGACACTGGGTCCGGTCGCCGACCGCCTCGATCAGGCGGCGGCGATTCAGCGCGAACCAGTCGGCGACATCGACCGTCGGTAG
- a CDS encoding thiol-disulfide oxidoreductase DCC family protein, whose amino-acid sequence MPPAQSTQASQVLLYDGVCGFCNWAVQFIITWDKQKTMRFAALQSEYGAQVVARHPWLATVDSVVLVETTDAGTEQVTIRSTAALRVFEYLGGWWRLLTIGYVIPRPLRDWLYDAFAKVRYRLFGKYDTCLLPSPDLRARFL is encoded by the coding sequence ATGCCGCCAGCCCAAAGCACACAAGCGAGTCAGGTCCTCCTCTACGACGGCGTATGTGGCTTTTGTAACTGGGCAGTTCAGTTCATCATTACCTGGGACAAGCAAAAAACGATGCGGTTTGCGGCACTCCAAAGCGAATACGGCGCGCAGGTCGTGGCCCGTCACCCCTGGTTGGCAACCGTGGATTCGGTTGTCCTTGTTGAAACAACTGATGCCGGCACTGAGCAAGTCACGATTCGCTCGACGGCGGCGCTCCGAGTTTTTGAGTACCTTGGGGGTTGGTGGCGACTGCTAACCATCGGATATGTCATCCCAAGGCCACTGCGCGACTGGCTCTACGATGCCTTTGCCAAGGTGCGCTACCGGCTTTTTGGGAAGTATGATACGTGCTTACTCCCCTCTCCAGACCTTCGCGCGCGCTTTCTGTGA
- a CDS encoding GNAT family N-acetyltransferase, producing MPEALDVLPLNLLDAYACWELNRRCFASSETYDLATFRHLLDSPDSVSYKVFDGQRRMVGFLVGLVDREPTPARGRGHLLGSGHIIAVGVAPEARRQGHARRLLQAAEQGFRRRGMTMVHLEVHASNRAACQLYATAGYTVTQRLAHYYADGDDAFKMVKSLLEVTPAG from the coding sequence GTGCCAGAAGCATTGGATGTCTTACCGCTCAACTTGCTGGACGCCTATGCTTGTTGGGAACTCAACCGGCGCTGCTTTGCCAGCAGTGAAACCTATGATCTCGCTACCTTTCGTCACCTGCTCGATTCGCCCGACTCCGTTTCCTACAAGGTCTTTGATGGGCAGCGGCGCATGGTGGGGTTTCTGGTCGGGCTGGTTGACCGCGAGCCGACGCCAGCCCGCGGCCGCGGCCATCTGCTCGGCAGCGGTCACATTATCGCAGTTGGTGTGGCCCCGGAGGCGCGCCGTCAGGGACACGCTCGGCGTTTGCTCCAAGCTGCTGAACAAGGGTTTCGGCGGCGTGGCATGACCATGGTTCACTTGGAAGTCCACGCCTCGAACCGCGCGGCTTGTCAACTCTATGCCACGGCTGGATATACGGTGACACAACGGCTGGCGCATTACTACGCGGATGGCGATGATGCGTTCAAAATGGTCAAGTCGCTCCTGGAGGTCACGCCGGCGGGCTGA